Proteins from a single region of Oryza brachyantha chromosome 6, ObraRS2, whole genome shotgun sequence:
- the LOC102700246 gene encoding aquaporin NIP2-2, with amino-acid sequence MAASTAPSRTNSRVNYSNEIHDLSTVQSVSAVPSVYYPEKSLADIFPPHLLKKVISEVVATFLLVFVTCGAASIYGEDMKRISQLGQSVAGGLIVTVMIYATGHISGAHMNPAVTLSFACFRHFPWIQVPFYWAAQFTGAMCAAFVLRAVLYPIEVLGTTTPTGPHWHALVIEIVVTFNMMFVTCAVATDSRAVGELAGLAVGSAVCITSIFAGPVSGGSMNPARTLAPAVASNVYTGLWIYFLGPVAGTLSGAWVYTYIRFEEAPGAAGKDGAQKLSSFKLRRLQSQSIAADEFDNV; translated from the exons ATGGCAGCATCGACAGCGCCGTCGAGGACCAACTCTCGGGTGAATTACTCGAACGAGATCCATGACCTCTCCACCGTGCAGAGCGTCTCCGCCGTGCCCAGCGTGTACTACCCCGAGAAGTCCCTCGCCGACATCTTCCCTCCTCACCTCCTCAAGAAG GTGATATcggaggtggtggcgacgTTCCTGCTGGTGTTCGTGACGTGCGGGGCGGCGTCCATCTACGGCGAGGACATGAAGCGCATCTCGCAGCTGGGGCAGTCGGTGGCCGGGGGGCTCATCGTCACCGTCATGATCTACGCCACCGGCCACATCTCCGGCGCCCACATGAACCCGGCCGTCACCCTCTCCTTCGCCTGCTTCCGGCATTTCCCCTGGATTCAG GTGCCGTTCTACTGGGCGGCGCAGTTCACGGGGGCGATGTGCGCGGCGTTCGTGCTGCGAGCGGTGCTGTACCCGATCGAGGTGCtggggacgacgacgccgacggggCCGCACTGGCACGCCCTCGTCATCGAGATCGTTGTCACCTTCAACATGATGTTCGTCAcctgcgccgtcgccaccgacTCCAGAGCG GTGGGTGAGTTGGCGGGGTTAGCGGTCGGTTCCGCGGTTTGCATTACGTCGATCTTCGCAGg GCCGGTGTCGGGAGGGTCGATGAACCCGGCGAGGAcgctggcgccggcggtggccagCAACGTCTACACGGGCCTGTGGATCTACTTCCTCGGCCCCGTTGCCGGCACCCTCTCCGGCGCCTGGGTCTACACCTACATCCGCTTCGAGGAGgcgcccggcgccgccggcaagGACGGGGCCCAGAAGCTCTCCTCCTTCAAGCTCCGCCGCCTGCAGAGCcagtccatcgccgccgacgagttCGACAACGTCTAA